The following is a genomic window from Candidatus Binatia bacterium.
TGTCGCAAATGGGGATGGTGTACGGCGCTCCGATTCTCATTCTCGCCTCGTACCGAGGCGACTTCGGCGACCACAGCGGGATCCCCGGCTCTCAGCTCCTGATGTTCAAGCAGGTGGCGGAGCCGCTGCTCGGCGCGCTGCGCGTTCCGTATCGTGTGGTGAATCAAAAGGCGAATTTGAAACGGATGGTCCAGGAAGGCAGCTTCGCATGCCAGGACTACAGCCATCCCATCGTTCTGTTGTTGAGCGGGGAGGTGCTCTGGTGAAACGTTACGACTGTCTCAAACTGTTGCTGCCCATGGTCGACGAGCAGATGTTCACTGTGACCAGTCTTTCGTCGAACACGGCATTTTGGTCGTCTCTTCGGACGCAGGGGCCGAGCTTTTTCGGCTGCAACATGGGTCTCTGTATTCCTTTTGCGCTCGGGCTCACGGCCGCCTTCCCCAAACGCAAGGTCATCGCTCTGGATTCGGACGGCAGCTTGATGGTGGATACGAGCAGCTTGATCACCGTGGCGGATGTCAATCCGCCCAATTTCGTGGCCGTCGTCTTTGATAACGGCTCTTACGCCCGCATGGGTTCGACCTTCACCACGCGCAGGACCGATCTGGAGAAGATTGCGCAGGGCGCCGGGATCGCCAAAACCGGGACGGTGCGGACTGAGGAAGCGTTCTCGGCGTCGGTGAAGCAGGCCCTCGAAACAA
Proteins encoded in this region:
- a CDS encoding thiamine pyrophosphate-dependent enzyme translates to MKRYDCLKLLLPMVDEQMFTVTSLSSNTAFWSSLRTQGPSFFGCNMGLCIPFALGLTAAFPKRKVIALDSDGSLMVDTSSLITVADVNPPNFVAVVFDNGSYARMGSTFTTRRTDLEKIAQGAGIAKTGTVRTEEAFSASVKQALETTGPTFLVAKVEPDTERVKGDPHRTYGRAMREFFMDAVRRHPDFKVK